The Ptychodera flava strain L36383 chromosome 7, AS_Pfla_20210202, whole genome shotgun sequence DNA window AAATAAACTACacacataataataatactttgaaACGTTTAGAACTATTTACGTCTACTTCACAAATAGTTCGTTCCATTACACGAAGAAAGTTGACGGCTAGTTATCTTGTGCCAACAGATCGCCTGTACATACAGCGTTTCCTTTAATAATTTGCCTACATGTGGTACTTAAATCTATCACGTGATTGCTGCGTTTTATGTTTTGCCGTATAGGCCTACTAGTACATATTCGGGTGATacaattttgtgatatttactGCTTAGCGAAAGGTTGTCGCTAACTCGGAAGTAATTAAAAAAATTGGCGCTTGGCTATTTTTGGATTTTTAGCGACATCGATGGAGGCTACAGCCGAATCCCAACGACGCTCACCTACCTCCCTTCTGTCGTTCAATCCAATCCAGATGTCATTGGCCCCTCCCTGCAGACTGAAAACGAAGTCGTTCTCTTCGACGCTGTGAATGGAGACAAGATGGCCGAGGGGACTGGCAACAACGCACTCTGCTTGGGCCATCGTCCATTCCAGCTCACAGTCGTACAGGCGGTAGCAGTTATCACGCCATTCGATCCACAAGTCGGGGCAACGCTGCTGCGCCTGGCCTATTCAGATACGTTATAACCGACCGCAAATTCAATAAACCAAAATGAAACAGGCAGACATAAATTCACGAATGAGCCAAATGATGGTGATACACATTTTATATAGTAAGATAAGAAGTAAATGGGACGACATGATATTTGCAAATGCAGTCATTGAATTACGGAGTTCGGTAGATTTCATTGGGGCGCTAGTATCATACAAAGCAATTTGTCAAGCTTAACTTTACCCCTGGCAACACTTTGGTAATGACCTTCGCGTTCTCCTATAATGATGATGAATATTTGATAACAGTTGTCTTACAGGTATTGGCTCCATAAAACGCAAGCGTAATCAATTTATCGTACAAGCAACACTCAGATTTGAAGCTCACTAAAGGAGCATCTCGTCACAGAGGTTGAACTTAATTGAATCACATGTTCGTAGCAATTGATTAAAAATAATATCCCAATCGCTGGATATCCCTCAACATACATTTAGTCGATtataatgaaaattaaattggGGAATAGAATCCCCAGTCTCTTGTACCGACCAAGCAATCGTATGCAAGGAGGATCTGATCAACAGTTCTCAGTAAGATGTTATTTCGTGTAGTTTACACCATATTGAATCAGAAAGTTACCGCACTGGTAGAATCCAGCCACAAAATATGACGTCACAGAACAAAAAAAACTACCGAACTAACATGCATATAAAAAGTTGAATACCTACATTGTTGCAGATTTAGGCCAACGACTAACACCGCAAACAACGTCGaaagtgttttgaaaatcatttctGTTTTCGGCTCAATAAGACCTCTCGATGTTTATGTTGATATTCTGGCTTGGCTCGAGTTTTCAGGtgcaaactttttttttgaTAGAGACGTCAGCGCCCGAGACATAAATCACCCATGATGCTGGCATGGCAACGAGTTGAACAGACAGGCTGTCGTGATAACATAAACGTCAATCATAATAATTATCAGTTCAGGGCCATACCAAAAAAATCTTTTGTTTCTCCACTTTCGTACTAGTGAATTAAGTGGACTGGCTTCTGTGACGGAGAGgtgatatatatttcttgttgtcACGCTGCAAACACTGAAATAATCAGGTGATTGAAAAGCTTGCATGAAGAGCCATGTAGCAAAAACTGAGAAATGGTCATACACTACCATTTCACCGTGACCGTAAGTCTGCAACACCATGCCAACGATGCCGGccgttttaaattttacaatactattAGATCGTCCTCAACTGACCACAGCAGGTCATACATATTGGAGTCCAGATGAACTGTTCAGTATATCGGTGTCGATGTCCTTTTTTGTTACATTTGACCAAATGCTTAATCGCACGCACGCAGGTATACACACAGATAGATAgtatagatggatagatagatagatagatagatagatagatagatagatagatacaaacatacatacatacatacatacatacatacatacatacatacatacatacatacatacatacatacatacaaaattcATCACTTTCTCACTATCAAGTTGAGCCAATAAAAACAGACTGAGAGACAAAACGTCAAGTAATCGATCATATTAGCGTAATGGGAAGTAAGGTcaaaacaagagaatgtgtaaAATCTTACAATGCAGGAATTTACAGTTTTGACTTGCACATGTTGAAACAAAAACCAGGTGTAatatctaaaatattttttacagaaaacaaGAACACGTTCTATTCATGATGAAACACAAAGTAATTGCCCTACAGACTTAAAGCACTGGGTAATGTTTTCAAAGACGAATGTCTTAGTTGTCAAAAGTAAAATTCGACATaccacacacacagacacacacagacacacacagacatactatatatatatatatatatatatatatatatatatatatatatatatatatatatatattatatatatatatatatatatatatatatatatatattcttctgCCAACAGAAGACCCTTTAAAATCCCACAGTACCagaatcagaaaaaaatcataggTTGATGGCAATAACCCATAACCTTCAATATTCATCGGCTTTCCTCTCTATGAAATTGTATATATTGAAACAGGTAAGCattgattttatttcttaaacaCACAAACACCGGCGAAAAACGGGAAAAAGATCCTACCTGTATATACTTTTCAACCAATCCTACCTTAAAATGAGCGCAGTTTACTTTCTTATTTAATGAAATCGAATACATTTGAGGTTGTTCTTGAACAGTGTATGATCGACACTATTTTGTAAATCTTTTGGATCATCTTGCCGCCGTCGGTAATACATATATTTTTGAGGTGAGGAGAGTGCATGCTTACAGGTAACTTCAGGGCATGCAGCCACACTGAGCTGCCCGAGCCCGTCGATGAAAAATTCTGTGTGGGCCACTCTTTTGTACTCTGGATCAAACCCTATCCTTCTGGCCGATAACGTTTTCGCCATAAAGAAGTTTGTCACTAAGTCAGACCTGTGGCATTGTGGGAAATTCTTCATCGTTCGATGCGAGCCCATTTTCCTGGTGATGCAATCTCCACTCTCGTCTCCTTcaaagacagaaaatgtcttgACGAATGCTTTCTCGTCTTTCTTTCCAGGGTTTCCGGCAACTACATCCAAACGCTCTTCCGCGTCTTCCAATTTGTCGACAAATTTTTGCAGATCAGTTCCTTCAGTGAATTCAAAATCATCATCGACCCACAAAAAGTACTTGGTGCGAACTTGGCTGATTACCAAATTCCGTCCAGCAAACCAGCCTTCAGCAAATGGCATGATGTAATATTTAATGTTGTCGCCACGGATGGGGGACGGATTTTCTGAATCGTCGGCGATCACTATGGTAATATTGGGATAGTATTTTCTGACACTTTGGACAAGATTCTCAACACTCTTCGGGCGTTCAAAAGTCTTCGTAACTATGGTTACCTTGCCTTCTATGTTGTTATGAGGACCAGGGTCATATAGGAGAGGCATGGTTGATCGTTTTATCAGAACATTTATTTCAGAtgtaaaattgtgaattttcagACTGATGACGTCCCGTGCGAAAATGTCATAGTAAACACTACGATAATGAATTTGACCTAGCAATTTGTTGATGACGTCAATGTTCAAGCGGGAAACGTCATCAGTGCGTTTCAAAAGGATTTGCAAGCTGTGTGTGTTGTTACCGAATACTTTAGTCGACGTTGATAGCTTATATTCATGTAGATTTACAGAGAGGTAAATCATTCCTAGTGTCTTGCTGCATGTCATATTAATCATGATGTCGTTGTTATGGAAACCATGTCGCAAGCATTCGAGAGCTATCGGGTGCAGATTCAATGGAGTTACTGGGATCGCCATACCTGGCTCGACGACAAGTCCACTTCCAGGATAACTCAGAGGGGACAAGGCTGTGTTAACCGCAAAACGTTCTTTTCTCAATTCTTGGTCCAACTTCCATTCTTCCAACTCCTTCTTCCTGCGAGCTAAAGAGTCTTTCCTGCGCGATTCACGCCCACCTTCCCCGCATGAACATTCTTTGCGAAGGGCTTTATAAGTTTGCTCCTCCTTTGGACGCGGCTTTTGGTTCCATATGTAGCGGCAAACGTTGTAAAACATATTCCCGTCGCTCCCGCTGATGTTTCTGGCCCTTGGAACTTGCGACATACTTTTCCGTACAGCGCCATCATTGACATATTTGTAGATTTTGTCCGTGTCGATCAGTGTCAGCAAAAAATACAGGGCAATTCCCATCGTCAATAAAATTAGGATTATTCGTTTAGTTGGCATTCTGACGATTGCGAAGCTTTAGTCCCTGGAAAGAAAAATAGTAACAGAAATTCCAATTAAGGTAGATTGCGGCTAACAGTGACTTTAATcaggatttttctgaaactttcagAGATGTCTGGGATgagatgaaatgttaaaaaataagaaaaacagACGGGGTCCCCATGCAAAGTTTGGGGATATGGCGCCCTTTATGTTGTCCCGCGGAAACATTTAGCTGAAATTggttaaaatgttgtattattcgattaactagtgttattgaataataaaattgaaatatagtaaaaacaatttgacagattttataAAACACAAGTCCctgtattgtattatattagttttgtgatctacttttgaaaatatcagaaaatatagcaacgtttccatgaatagtgcttttataaaaagagcaaagtttggccaaattttgatattttcattacaaatgtcatgatCTGAAATCTACGTTTTCTTTAAACTCTCGTAAATTAAGCCCAACAATATATAGATTTCGAATCAAACgaaaaaaattggggtcaccgcacaattttttaagatatgggcatttttaatacaaaaaatgctacactgaagcgccctctagcgacagaTCCCTGTTTAGTTTGATATATTCGAAACTTTAATTTCACTTAAATACTGCAAATAATCCCACATTTGTCACACTTAAAACGGGACTGTTACACAAAGTTTGCTATCTTGGTGTAAACTGTTTTGACAAACCAGATTTTAAAGTCGCACCTCAAAGTAATTGTATGCTATATCGCGAAAAAAAGACCACTTCCGCAAAGAACGCTCGCTCGTACGCGTGCGCAGATACGATGCGCATTACGAAAATTCGAATTACCCGCAACCTACGTTAACCGAAATCACCTTTTATACGAACGTCAAGATCACTTGAAGTACAGCGATGTAGACCAGCTTGTACAAGACGTACATGCTCGGTCgaatgtttttttaaaatccCTTTGTTGCTTTCAATGGcacaataataaataataaatgaaaaatttatataGCGCCATATATCCAAAAAAACTGCCCATAGGCGctttacaaaaacaacaaagtctttacatgtatgatttgtAAGCCTTAGTGTATAAATAAGTTTTcagttcttttttaaaactctcAATTGACGGAGACTCTTTAAGTTGCTGCGGAAGACAATTCCATAGCCTTGGTGCTATACAGCAAAATGCGCGATCTCCAAAAGTTTTAGAAGTGCATCTAGGAACAACCAGTGAACGTTAAATTTTACACGGGTGCTAGGGAGTCTCGCATTAGATTGTCACATTTGATTAGGATATCAACAGTGTAGCAAAGATCAGAGATTAGAGAAAACCCGATCCTAATTAACGTCATATACTAGGTATATCTGTCGTGTTTGAATGGCGATAATCTTCATAATAACTGCGCTAGACGGTATTCATGATCAGTTGTAAATTTTTTAATCTCTAAACACCACACATGCTGAGTGTAATAAAAAAGACGGCACATTGCTGATTTGTTATGTATATCACTGGGCATACGATTATATGCGATTCAATAAAATACTCATTGTAATGCCATCAGTCAGTGACGATACCACTCTACAATGCGTCACAATCGGAAAAGCTACCGACTGAAACTAGTTCATTTGAAGGCTGATGAAAGTCTTTGACAAACACAGGGTGGGAGAATTGACGGGAAGATTTGGAAAAAAGTTTGAGGGTATGCGGGGACGGTTTCGAAAAACACTGATATCGTAAGGAGAAGTTGAAACTGTGTCGGCGTCCTTTTAAGAATGCCCCAAAAGCaccattttgtcaaacaattttttaaaaattgtacagAAGCAACCGGGATAACCCTCCCACATCCACCCCTACTCACACACTATGTGTATCCTTTCACCTATTACGGAACGAGAGGTGCCGGATAATCAAGACCCTCTACCTACTTATGTAACGTCTATCACATACACTCGTATTGTTCCATAGAAACAGAAAGAAGCTCGTCTGTGCTGCATATAATATTGTGTAGTTTTCAATACAGGAGATAGGAATTAAGTCACCCCAATATTGAAGGGACAATTGCTTCAACGTTTGGCAAGTTCAGTATTTCAAAGTTATGGGGGAATGGATGCCGTAAATAGCGCACCCTATCGCTGAAATTCCCCGCACAGTCCGATGTCGGGCTGCCAATTACTcgagtcaatctacgagatcttggcataaataaatagatagctATTTTCTTTGCGTCGACGAGTTAAAACTAACAAGAAAAAGTCACAGGGGCTACACTGTTGATAcctaaaatttgacattttatcaaGTGACTCCATAGCATCCAAAAGAAAGTTACGATTGTTCGTTTCTGTTTTCTCGATTTTGGTTTCTGAATTTTcataaacaaattttgaaattcgagACGGATACTGAAGAACCAAAGTTGAATATCGTTATATAAATTCTTAATAATGAATGGATTTCAAAACTAACCCCCAAAGTTGAAATTAGGCTTAAAACCGAATTCGTCGatttcagtaaatattaaaattatactTGTCCGTCATTAGCTACGGACCACAAACATCGTCAATTGAGGATATTATGAAGATTATCGCCATTAAAACACGACAGAATGGTCCAGTATAAAACATTAATTAGGATCGCATTTCTCTGATCTTCGCTACACTTTGATATCCAAATGTGACAATCTATTGCAAGACTCCCTAGCACCCGTGTAAAATTTACCGTTATTCGTTTCTGGTTTTTCgattttgatttctgaattttaaAAACGAATTTGAAATTGGAGATCATAATGACAAAACCGAATTCGAAAATCGCGTCGAATTCTGAATGGCGagtacaataaaatgcaataagTAAATTAAAACTAACCCCAAAATTAAAATTACGCCAAAAAACGTATTCGTCGAAGTCAGAAAATATTAGAATTTTCTTGGCCGTCATTAGCCACGGACCCTATGGAGAGTGTCAACAAGAATTTCAGTAGTGTCTTGATTACAATATTGACAAATACGTCGTAGGTTGTATAAGCTGTGACTggcttttttacaaatttggttGACATAGTGTTCCATCGACAAGGTTGAATCAAGATACCCTCCTAGATTAAGAACCTTGTTAACAATTTTGGTTCTGTCGTTAGCGATGGCTACAAGCTAATTTGCCGAGCTATTGTTTGGTACCAAAAATcacaagttttgttttgttatcatTAAGTTTCAACCTATGTTCTAACATCCAATTTTGAATATCACAAACACAGTTTTCTACACATTCAAGTGCTGTGATTTGAACAGTAGCTCTAGGTGCAAACACTTTCAACAGCTATGTCGTCTGCATAACCATGACTgtataaataaatgtttgtttatAACGTGGAACAATGTTCGCGAAGAAGCTGTAAACAGAACCGGTCCAAGGCAAGATCGCTGTGGAACAGATCTGATATATGCCAAACTTTTCAGACAAACTGTCGGCTAGCAGTACTCTTTGCGTTCTATTACTCAGATAACATGCAAGTGTAGAGCGAGATTTGATGATCTACTGTGTCAAAGGTAGCACTAAGATCCAGCAATACCATTAGCAACACCACCAGCTGCTCTTTTCCATTACACTGAAATAAGTCAGAAGTTACCCTGCCGAGTACAGTCTCTGTACTATGATATTGCCTGTATGCAGATTGTCACTCAGGTAACGGGGCATTTGCCTGCATGTGAGCTGTTAAGTCAACGACGATCCGCTCAACAAGCTTTGATACAAAGCTTAAGTTACTGACTGGTTTGTAGTTGGACAGCATTGTACCAGCACCTGGCTTTTTGACAGTGGTATTACAATAGCTTCTTTCCAGCTAAGGAAAATtccattttgaaagagaacaatTTATCATACAGGTGATAATAGGAAGTAATTCTTCAACACACTCTTACAGATGATTTGATGGTAACCTTAATATGTGCTTCCTTCATCAGCAGTGACTGATTGGAAAACTAACTTCAAATTTCCGAGTAACTACTCTAGAAGTACACCTTACTGTCGTTACATATCTCCCCATTGGACAATCAAGATCATCTCTGATTTTGTCAACTCTTTCTAAGAAATGACTGTTGAATTATTAGCTAACTCAAAACTTGTGGAGTGATCTGGTAAAGGTGTGATATAGGCTGGTTTTAGCAATGAGTTAATGACACCGTAAAGCTTTTTCTGATTACCATGGCAGTCATTGACTTTGTTTCTGTACTTTTCAGaacaagcaaatgtttaaaAGTTAGTCCGCTGATTACAGTTTGATGTCGTCTCACTTTCTTTCTGCACGTCTCCTCAGTCTTCTGACAAGTGTAATATGCTCACTTAGCCAGGATAAACTCTTCGAAACCATTGGAGCATGTTTATCTAAGAGTTTGCTTACTACACTGTTATATGTGGAAACAAATGTATCCACATTGCTACTCTGCAAAATAACTGGGTCGTA harbors:
- the LOC139136961 gene encoding C-type lectin lectoxin-Thr1-like isoform X1; the protein is MIFKTLSTLFAVLVVGLNLQQCQAQQRCPDLWIEWRDNCYRLYDCELEWTMAQAECVVASPLGHLVSIHSVEENDFVFSLQGGANDIWIGLNDRREKGNWEWTDGTPFDFHLWQPGEPNDSCGLFCDENCVEMQVTSEYADRWNDKDCTAKRRYMCKMPAVDPPLKGGN
- the LOC139136365 gene encoding beta-1,4 N-acetylgalactosaminyltransferase 2-like, whose amino-acid sequence is MGIALYFLLTLIDTDKIYKYVNDGAVRKSMSQVPRARNISGSDGNMFYNVCRYIWNQKPRPKEEQTYKALRKECSCGEGGRESRRKDSLARRKKELEEWKLDQELRKERFAVNTALSPLSYPGSGLVVEPGMAIPVTPLNLHPIALECLRHGFHNNDIMINMTCSKTLGMIYLSVNLHEYKLSTSTKVFGNNTHSLQILLKRTDDVSRLNIDVINKLLGQIHYRSVYYDIFARDVISLKIHNFTSEINVLIKRSTMPLLYDPGPHNNIEGKVTIVTKTFERPKSVENLVQSVRKYYPNITIVIADDSENPSPIRGDNIKYYIMPFAEGWFAGRNLVISQVRTKYFLWVDDDFEFTEGTDLQKFVDKLEDAEERLDVVAGNPGKKDEKAFVKTFSVFEGDESGDCITRKMGSHRTMKNFPQCHRSDLVTNFFMAKTLSARRIGFDPEYKRVAHTEFFIDGLGQLSVAACPEVTCKHALSSPQKYMYYRRRQDDPKDLQNSVDHTLFKNNLKCIRFH